One window of Mucilaginibacter inviolabilis genomic DNA carries:
- a CDS encoding cation diffusion facilitator family transporter, which yields MASSKKSIYSALAANLLIAVTKFVAGVVSNSAAMIAEGVHSVVDTANQLLLLLGLHQSKKKPDARHPFGYGKELYFYSFIVSILIFGLGGGVSIYQGINHIIKPDVPGNPTWSYVVLCSSILFEGTSFMISAKEFNKLRGNQTWWQAITNSKDPSTFLVLFEDGAAVIGLFIVMTCLFIGHHYHLDYLDGVASLLVGLLLVGVSVILARESRSLLMGEGISQQTKTRITEIVEHDADVLKLMHILSTYQSPSEILLMLIIAFKPNLDTGQLNEAISRIRNRVKDEYGLIHFVIIQPDIYLDKISPDVQTYI from the coding sequence ATGGCGTCGTCAAAAAAATCTATTTATAGTGCGCTTGCGGCTAATTTGCTGATAGCTGTAACCAAATTTGTGGCAGGTGTGGTGAGTAACAGCGCCGCCATGATTGCCGAAGGTGTGCATTCGGTTGTTGATACAGCTAATCAATTGCTGCTTTTGTTGGGTTTGCACCAAAGTAAAAAGAAGCCCGATGCCAGGCACCCCTTTGGCTATGGCAAAGAATTATATTTTTATTCGTTCATCGTATCTATACTTATTTTTGGTTTGGGAGGCGGTGTTTCTATTTATCAGGGTATTAACCATATCATCAAACCCGATGTGCCGGGTAACCCAACCTGGAGTTATGTGGTGCTTTGTTCTTCTATCTTGTTCGAAGGAACTTCGTTCATGATATCGGCAAAGGAGTTTAATAAATTACGGGGCAATCAAACCTGGTGGCAGGCCATCACCAATAGTAAAGATCCATCCACTTTCCTGGTACTCTTTGAAGATGGCGCGGCCGTTATCGGCTTGTTTATCGTGATGACCTGCCTGTTCATCGGGCACCACTATCACCTCGATTATCTGGATGGTGTGGCCTCCTTACTGGTAGGCTTGTTGCTTGTTGGGGTATCTGTTATACTGGCACGTGAGAGCCGCAGTTTATTAATGGGCGAGGGGATAAGCCAGCAAACCAAAACCAGGATTACCGAAATTGTGGAGCATGATGCCGATGTGTTGAAGCTGATGCACATCCTGTCAACCTATCAATCGCCAAGCGAAATATTACTCATGCTCATCATCGCATTTAAACCTAACCTGGATACCGGGCAGCTTAATGAAGCTATCTCGCGAATCCGTAACCGGGTAAAGGATGAGTATGGCTTGATCCATTTTGTGATCATCCAGCCAGATATTTACCTGGATAAAATAAGTCCTGATGTGCAAACGTATATTTAA
- a CDS encoding YbjQ family protein, with protein MDTSLITTSTSLEGYRVTRHLGVVRGITVRSRSALGNIAGGFQSLFGGRLSIYVELCENAREEAFQLLVQHAQALGANGIINMRYDANEVMQGITEVLAYGTAVVVEKV; from the coding sequence ATGGATACTTCACTTATTACTACCAGTACCTCTTTAGAGGGTTATCGCGTTACCAGGCATTTAGGCGTTGTTAGAGGCATTACCGTACGCAGTCGAAGCGCACTTGGTAATATTGCAGGTGGCTTTCAATCACTTTTTGGCGGCAGGCTTTCTATTTATGTGGAGCTATGTGAAAACGCCCGTGAAGAGGCTTTTCAGCTTTTGGTACAGCATGCACAGGCTTTGGGCGCTAATGGCATTATCAATATGCGTTATGATGCCAACGAAGTGATGCAGGGCATTACCGAAGTGCTGGCCTACGGCACTGCCGTAGTAGTTGAAAAAGTGTAA
- a CDS encoding hydroxypyruvate isomerase family protein has protein sequence MKRRNFVQNSVLAGASLLTTGLLKTDPAAAAEITSPDTGKPFHLNYGIHDGMFKNHAGDDFIDQIKFAYDQGFRSIEDNGMAHRPADQQKKIGDTLAKLGMAMGVFVQPGLGNDSNLLASGKADYLDKFIASCKEAVEVAKRINGKLVTVVPGDFVRNLPIGVQTGNVIEAIKKGTAIIEPHGLVMVLEPLSDNPDLFLRTPDQAYAICKAVGSPSCKILYDMYHVQRNQGNIIPTLDWVYDEIGYYQIGDNPGRKEPGTGEVNYKNIFKHIYDKGYRGVLGMEHGTAGAGKEGELALIKAYREADSFI, from the coding sequence ATGAAACGCAGAAACTTTGTACAAAACTCTGTATTGGCAGGCGCATCATTACTCACCACCGGACTTTTAAAAACTGATCCCGCAGCAGCAGCCGAGATCACTTCCCCTGATACCGGTAAACCTTTTCATTTAAATTACGGCATTCATGACGGCATGTTTAAAAATCATGCCGGCGACGATTTTATTGATCAGATCAAGTTTGCTTATGATCAGGGCTTTCGTAGCATAGAAGATAATGGGATGGCCCACCGACCGGCTGATCAGCAGAAAAAAATTGGTGATACACTGGCCAAATTAGGAATGGCTATGGGCGTGTTTGTACAGCCGGGGCTAGGTAATGATTCCAACCTGTTAGCATCGGGCAAAGCCGATTATCTCGATAAATTCATAGCCAGTTGTAAAGAGGCTGTTGAAGTAGCCAAACGCATCAACGGAAAACTGGTTACCGTAGTTCCCGGTGATTTTGTGCGCAACCTGCCTATCGGCGTACAAACGGGTAATGTAATTGAAGCCATCAAAAAAGGCACCGCCATTATTGAGCCTCATGGCCTGGTAATGGTACTGGAGCCTTTAAGCGATAACCCCGACCTGTTTTTACGCACACCAGACCAGGCTTATGCCATTTGTAAGGCAGTTGGTAGTCCTTCGTGTAAAATTTTATATGACATGTACCATGTGCAGCGCAACCAGGGCAATATCATCCCTACGCTTGATTGGGTTTATGATGAAATTGGCTATTACCAGATTGGCGATAACCCCGGCCGAAAAGAGCCAGGTACAGGCGAAGTCAACTACAAAAACATATTCAAACACATTTATGATAAAGGATACAGGGGTGTATTGGGTATGGAACATGGCACTGCAGGCGCTGGTAAAGAGGGTGAACTGGCCCTGATTAAAGCATACCGTGAAGCTGATAGTTTTATATAG
- a CDS encoding alpha-L-fucosidase has translation MLKRTLLALLLFFSFIGAVSAQSVPTNSEKVKWFTDARFGMFIHWGLYSAAEGIWEGERLRNGNNYAEWIRYRNRISEDEYVKLAKRFDWNKIDPEQWVILAKKAGMKYILITAKHHDGIAIWDSKVSDHNLSKLSGTNRDVLKELAAACKKHGMKLGFYYSHWLDWEHPDGWDHNQEITGRITDEQYNKYWQGKVLPQLRELLTNYGDIAMIWFDMWVDYKTTIVKKEQLDQVIKLIHELQPNCLINSRLGLPANTPGIDFETMGDNQLGAAYTNHPWETSGTIANSWGYNALENEYKSTSQLLQSLIGNVSLNGGFTLNIGPRADGAVPYEDQTRLNDMGAWLSKNGESVYGCTGLQLRPDQHDWGRITTKKLDNKQMVYLQVYNWPLDKILRLTGILSKPEKAELITDAGRVALNFTQTGPYTHIQLPEVAGDHFVSVIALQYAQPVKLDEKAVAESTFGGLALKGDNVSEKTQTYKKVAFDGVRPTHLVIDKSGTLSWQVYIPAPGTYQADLSYHNDSKSGMPVNISAGDQNLSASLKPTGKVVVEPHDSYTDEFVNNSIGVFNFPKEGFYNIKLTVNPKESEKLLFNRIWLSKKP, from the coding sequence ATGCTGAAACGTACATTATTGGCCTTGTTGTTATTTTTTTCTTTTATAGGTGCTGTTAGTGCTCAGTCTGTACCAACTAATAGCGAAAAAGTTAAATGGTTTACCGATGCCCGTTTCGGTATGTTTATTCACTGGGGATTGTATAGCGCGGCCGAAGGGATATGGGAGGGCGAACGCCTGAGAAATGGCAATAATTATGCGGAATGGATCCGCTACCGCAACCGCATATCCGAAGATGAATATGTGAAACTAGCTAAACGGTTTGACTGGAATAAAATAGACCCAGAACAATGGGTAATCCTGGCTAAAAAGGCCGGAATGAAATATATCCTCATTACCGCCAAACATCATGATGGGATAGCCATTTGGGACTCCAAAGTAAGTGATCATAATTTAAGTAAACTCAGCGGTACCAACAGGGATGTACTGAAGGAATTGGCTGCTGCCTGCAAAAAACATGGCATGAAGCTGGGTTTTTACTATTCGCATTGGTTAGATTGGGAGCATCCGGACGGCTGGGATCATAACCAGGAAATAACCGGCCGTATTACGGACGAGCAATACAATAAATACTGGCAGGGAAAGGTTTTACCACAGCTGCGCGAACTGCTAACCAATTATGGCGACATTGCCATGATCTGGTTTGATATGTGGGTTGATTATAAAACAACCATTGTGAAAAAAGAGCAGTTGGATCAGGTGATCAAACTGATACATGAATTACAGCCAAATTGCCTCATCAATTCCAGACTGGGCTTACCGGCAAATACTCCTGGTATTGATTTCGAAACGATGGGCGATAATCAGTTGGGCGCAGCTTATACCAATCATCCTTGGGAAACATCCGGAACAATTGCCAATTCATGGGGATATAACGCATTGGAAAATGAGTATAAATCTACCAGTCAGTTGCTGCAGTCTTTGATAGGCAATGTTAGCCTCAACGGAGGATTTACCTTAAATATCGGCCCCCGGGCAGATGGAGCCGTTCCGTACGAAGATCAAACCCGATTGAATGATATGGGCGCCTGGTTATCCAAAAACGGAGAATCTGTTTATGGATGCACCGGTTTGCAATTACGACCAGATCAGCATGATTGGGGAAGGATAACCACCAAAAAACTGGATAACAAACAGATGGTTTATCTGCAGGTGTACAACTGGCCATTGGATAAAATATTACGCTTAACCGGTATTTTGTCAAAACCCGAAAAAGCCGAGCTGATAACGGATGCTGGTAGAGTTGCCTTAAACTTTACACAAACCGGCCCGTATACGCATATCCAATTGCCCGAGGTTGCCGGGGATCATTTTGTATCGGTAATTGCTTTACAATATGCCCAGCCGGTAAAATTGGATGAAAAAGCAGTAGCTGAATCAACTTTTGGAGGATTAGCCTTGAAAGGCGATAACGTTTCTGAAAAAACACAAACGTATAAAAAGGTAGCCTTTGATGGCGTACGTCCTACTCACTTGGTTATTGATAAAAGTGGAACGCTTAGCTGGCAGGTATATATACCGGCTCCCGGAACTTATCAGGCAGATTTATCCTACCATAATGATTCAAAAAGCGGCATGCCCGTAAACATTAGCGCAGGTGATCAAAATTTGTCGGCATCATTAAAACCAACCGGAAAAGTGGTTGTGGAGCCGCACGATAGTTATACCGATGAATTTGTAAATAACTCAATCGGTGTGTTTAATTTTCCCAAAGAGGGCTTTTATAACATCAAGCTAACAGTTAACCCAAAAGAAAGCGAAAAATTATTGTTTAACAGGATTTGGTTAAGTAAAAAGCCTTAA
- a CDS encoding pyrimidine/purine nucleoside phosphorylase: MINVNEYFEGAVKSLAYTTGQGRSTVGVIEKGEYEFGTSSHETMTVIEGRLDALLPGETNWQSFTAGQKFEVDANTVFKVKTEVQSSYLCTYR; this comes from the coding sequence ATGATTAACGTAAACGAATATTTTGAAGGCGCAGTTAAGTCGCTGGCTTACACAACCGGGCAGGGCCGCAGTACTGTTGGTGTTATTGAAAAAGGCGAATATGAATTTGGTACATCGAGCCATGAAACCATGACCGTTATTGAAGGCCGACTGGATGCTTTATTACCTGGTGAAACTAACTGGCAATCATTTACCGCCGGGCAAAAGTTTGAGGTAGATGCCAACACCGTATTTAAAGTTAAAACAGAAGTACAAAGCTCATACCTGTGCACCTACCGGTAA